The genomic interval CCCGTTCGATGGCGTGGACCTCATCGAGATCGCCAGGGTGCATCGGCCGCAACCGTGTCCGGGCGGGGCCGTCACCGCTGTGGGCGACCGGCGCCGGCCGCGCGCACCGCCGGCCGCCGGTCACCGCTGTGGGCGGCCGCCGCGGAGGCGCCCGCGGGCTTCCCAACCCAGACGCGCGTCGGCCTTCCGCAGGTACAGGGGTTGGAGCTGATCGGGGCGTTGGGTGTCCTCGCGCACGAAGCGCGGCAGGGCCAGGACGGCGAGGTCGGCCGCGTCCGGGTGGGCGTTCTCCAGGCCGGCGACGTCGGCGTCGACGCCGTGCAGCACGTCGGCGTAGCGCAGCCCTCCGTCGCCGACCACCAGGCACTCCTCGCCGGCCCCCTCGATCTCCGCGGCGAGCGTGGCGGGGGTGCCGACCCCCAGCTCCGTGGCCCGCTGGACCCCGCCGGGCGCGAAGCGGTAGAAGGCCCAGAACACCTCGCCGCGTCGCGCGTCCAGGGCGGCGCAGATCAGCCGGCGCACGTGACGGACCTGGAACGCCAACACGTCGAGGCCGCACAGACCCACGACCGGCAGCTGCAGGGTCGCCGCGAACGTCCGCGCGGTGGCGATCCCCACCCGCAGCCCGGTGTACAGCCCAGGACCCACACCAACCGCGACACCGGTGATGTCGTCGGTCGTGTGGCCCGACTGACGCAGACAGAAGTCGATGGCCGGAGCCACGAACTCCCCGTGACGCTGCTCGACCCCCAGAGCGGCGGACGCCAGGACCCGGCCCTGTTGCGCCAGACAGACCGACGACCGCGCCGTCGACGTCTCGATCGCGAGCACGATCACCGATGCGGCTCCTGCACCGCCCAACGCTGCAGCTGCGGGGTCACGTCCGCGACGCGGCCGGCCCAGCGACCGTGACCGCGGACACGGACGATGCGCTCGTCGTCAGCGTCGCCGAGGAGCAGCTCCACCTCCAGCCGGTCGGTGGCCAGGATCGCGTCGACGACGTCGCCCCACTCCACGAACGTGATCTGGTCGTCACCCAGGATGACGTCCTCACCCAGCTCGACCACGTCCTGGAGCCGGTCGAGGCGGTACACATCGACGTGCACGAGCTCGACAGCGACATCGTCGCCGGGCAAACGGGCCTGGTAGGGCCGCACCAGGGTGAACGTCGGCGACGTCACGCGGCCGGTGACCCCCAGCGCGCTGGCGGCGCCTTGCACGAAGCAGGTCTTGCCGGCACCGAGCTCGCCGCTGAGCGAGACGACGTCGCCGGGCCGCAGCGCCTCGGCGATGGTCGCCGCGAGCGCACGGGTGTCATCCGGCCCGTGGGTGCGCAGCACCAGCTCCCGCTGTGGCCGGGGCCCTCCCTCGACCGTCACGACGCGACCGACCCCTGACCCTCCCGGAGCTCGCCGACGGCATCACGCGCCGATGCGATGCGCCCGGTCAGGATCCCCGCCGCCGTCCGGACGTCCCGGCGCAACGCGGCCATGGCGGTGGCGTTGCCACGCAGGGCAGCGATCGGGTGGTAGGTCGCGATGAGCGTCGCACCGGTTGCCTCGAACCGGTACCCGGCGACCTTCTCGAGGGGAACCCGGCGGCCCAACAACAGCTGTGCCGCAGCAGGACCGAGCGTCACGATGACGCGTGCGGCGACGAGCCGCAGCTGGTCGTGGAGGTGCCGGCGACACGCGTCGATCTCGTCGGCGTGGGGCGCACGGTTGTCCGGCGGACGGCACTTGACGAGGTTGCAGACGTACACGTCGTCGCGGCGCAGCCCGTTCTCCAGGAGCACGTTGTCGAGGAGGTTCCCCGCAGCGCCGGCCAGCGCCCGGCCGGATAGCTCCTCGCTGTGGCGCGGGGCGTCGCCGACGAACACCAGCTCAGCAGCGGGATCACCGTCGCCGAACACGACCCGGCTGCGGGCCGTGTGCAGAGCGCACCGGGTGCACGTCTCGGCTTCGCGCTGCACCACCGTCCACCGGTGCGAGTCCACGGGGACACGGGACGACGGCACGGGCGACACTCCGAGCGGGACGACGGCTCGCGGCATGCTAGTCCACCGCCAGCGCCCCCCTCACCCCGCGAGGCCGGGAACGCCGTGGCGGGACACCGCGGCGCGGACCCCGCGGCGGCACGCGTCCGCGACCGCCTCGGCGGCGAGCGTGGCGAGCAGGTCGACCGTCGCGTCGACCTCCCCGGTGGCCAGGCAGAACAACGCGTC from Actinomycetota bacterium carries:
- a CDS encoding uracil-DNA glycosylase, encoding MDSHRWTVVQREAETCTRCALHTARSRVVFGDGDPAAELVFVGDAPRHSEELSGRALAGAAGNLLDNVLLENGLRRDDVYVCNLVKCRPPDNRAPHADEIDACRRHLHDQLRLVAARVIVTLGPAAAQLLLGRRVPLEKVAGYRFEATGATLIATYHPIAALRGNATAMAALRRDVRTAAGILTGRIASARDAVGELREGQGSVAS
- the tsaE gene encoding tRNA (adenosine(37)-N6)-threonylcarbamoyltransferase complex ATPase subunit type 1 TsaE; translated protein: MTVEGGPRPQRELVLRTHGPDDTRALAATIAEALRPGDVVSLSGELGAGKTCFVQGAASALGVTGRVTSPTFTLVRPYQARLPGDDVAVELVHVDVYRLDRLQDVVELGEDVILGDDQITFVEWGDVVDAILATDRLEVELLLGDADDERIVRVRGHGRWAGRVADVTPQLQRWAVQEPHR
- the tsaB gene encoding tRNA (adenosine(37)-N6)-threonylcarbamoyltransferase complex dimerization subunit type 1 TsaB, which produces MIVLAIETSTARSSVCLAQQGRVLASAALGVEQRHGEFVAPAIDFCLRQSGHTTDDITGVAVGVGPGLYTGLRVGIATARTFAATLQLPVVGLCGLDVLAFQVRHVRRLICAALDARRGEVFWAFYRFAPGGVQRATELGVGTPATLAAEIEGAGEECLVVGDGGLRYADVLHGVDADVAGLENAHPDAADLAVLALPRFVREDTQRPDQLQPLYLRKADARLGWEARGRLRGGRPQR